The following proteins are encoded in a genomic region of Arachis stenosperma cultivar V10309 chromosome 4, arast.V10309.gnm1.PFL2, whole genome shotgun sequence:
- the LOC130976300 gene encoding MDIS1-interacting receptor like kinase 2-like isoform X1 — translation MPPIMFQNTTIVLTFLCVLILKLSSADQNIEADALLKWKATLEKQSQVMLSSWNNGTSPCRWKGIQCDKSKSITTINLENFGLKGTLHSLSISSFPNLISINIYNNLFHGTIPPQIANMSKVNSLNMSSNLFDGSIPKELWTLSSLQSLDLSLCHLSGSIPGSISNLANLSFLDLSDNYNLSGLIPPEIGKLNKLVFLGIGNNQLSGSIPQEIGMLTKLEYLELSRNTLSGTIPSTIANMSSLNRLYLANNTLFGPIPDSMWNMSTLSWLNLYNNQLSGSIPASIENLVNLELLEIEKNHFSGSIPSTIGNMTKLTWILLRHNNFSGEIPSSIGNLINLITLALQGNNLSGAIPDTVGKLKSLYSLELSANKLSGSIPQVINNLTNMVYFLVEENDLSGHLPPQICLGGSLGYLIAGNNHFTGPIPSSLKNCSNLARIRLEYNHLEGDLTQDFGIYPNLKFIDLSDNKLYGQISPDWGKCQNLENLIISNNNISGGIPSEIGELTKLGRLHLFSNQLTGMIPRELGNMKSLLEFKISDNHFSGNIPAEIGLLHDLQILHLGGNELSGSIPRQVVQLPNLLELNLSNNKLQGSIPSDFGSSQPLYSLDLSGNMLHGQIPIVLGELKQLKLLNLSHNNLSGTIPSSFNGMSSLISVNISYNQLEGPLPDNNRAFQNATIESLKNNKGLCGNVTGLVPCPSSSPSRKSHKVMLLVLLVIFGVLVFVLCVAAVSLYFLCRSARNKDNSAKEVQQVEEHFSIWSHDGKMAFETIIEATNNFDDKHLIGIGGQGSVYRAELPSGMVVAVKKLHTESDAEGKSNLKAFENEIEALTEMRHRNIIKLYGFCQHSRFSFLVYEFLEGGSLDQVFGNEAKASAFDWMKRVNVVKGVANALSYMHHDCKPPMVHRDISSKNILLDSEYEAHVSDFGTAKFLKPDSNWTTLAVTYGYGAPELAQTMEVTEKCDVYSFGVLSLEIIMGKHPGDLINSLLSPSTASITYNLLLVDVIDHRPPYPKNSIVGEIMRITKWALECLSQSPQFRPTMHQVSKELMMGKAPLPDDQFPMIRIGQLNEEWETPLI, via the exons ATGCCACCAATAATGTTCCAAAATACTACTATTGTCTTAACATTCCTTTGTGTCCTTATTCTAAAACTCTCTTCAGCTGATCAAAACATTGAAGCAGATGCACTCTTAAAGTGGAAGGCCACACTTGAGAAGCAAAGCCAAGTTATGTTATCATCTTGGAACAACGGCACAAGTCCATGCAGATGGAAAGGAATTCAATGTGACAAATCAAAGTCAATCACAACCATCAATCTTGAAAACTTTGGACTCAAAGGTACACTTCACAGTCTTAGTATTTCTTCATTCCCCAACCTCATTTCCATAAACATATACAACAACTTGTTCCATGGAACCATTCCACCACAAATTGCTAACATGTCCAAAGTTAACAGCTTGAACATGtcttcaaatctttttgatGGTTCTATCCCTAAGGAGTTGTGGACATTGAGCAGTTTACAGAGTCTTGATCTTTCTTTGTGCCATCTAAGTGGATCAATCCCGGGTTCCATTTCGAATTTGGCCAACTTATCATTTCTAGATTTATCTGATAATTACAATCTGTCAGGCCTAATTCCACCTGAGATTGGTAAACTGAACAAACTTGTGTTTCTTGGGATTGGAAACAATCAACTCTCTGGCTCCATTCCCCAAGAAATTGGAATGTTAACAAAGCTTGAGTATCTTGAATTATCAAGAAACACTCTTTCTGGTACTATCCCTTCAACAATTGCTAACATGAGCAGTTTAAATAGGCTTTACCTTGCTAATAACACCTTGTTTGGGCCAATCCCAGATTCCATGTGGAACATGTCTACCTTGTCATGGCTAAACCTTTATAATAACCAACTTTCTGGATCAATCCCTGCTTCAATAGAAAACTTGGTCAACCTGGAGTTACTTGAAATTGAGAAGAACCATTTTTCAGGATCCATTCCTTCCACAATTGGAAACATGACAAAGCTCACCTGGATATTGCTTCGCCACAATAATTTTTCTGGCGAAATTCCTAGCTCCATTGGTAATTTGATCAATTTGATCACCCTTGCTCTTCAAGGAAACAATCTATCAGGAGCTATTCCTGATACAGTTGGAAAGTTGAAAAGCCTATACTCTTTAGAATTGTCTGCCAACAAACTCAGTGGTAGCATTCCACAAGTTATCAATAACCTTACCAACATGGTTTACTTTTTGGTAGAAGAAAATGATCTCTCCGGCCACTTGCCACCTCAAATTTGCTTAGGTGGTTCATTAGGATACTTGATTGCTGGTAACAATCATTTTACTGGTCCAATTCCAAGTAGCTTGAAGAACTGCTCTAATCTTGCTAGAATTAGGTTAGAGTATAACCATTTGGAAGGAGACCTAACACAAGACTTTGGTATTTATCCTAATTTGAAATTCATTGATCTGAGTGACAATAAATTATATGGCCAAATTTCGCCAGATTGGGGGAAGTGCCAAAATCTTGAAAACTTGATAATATCCAACAATAACATTTCTGGTGGCATACCATCAGAAATTGGTGAACTTACCAAGTTGGGAAGACTTCACCTTTTCTCCAACCAATTAACTGGAATGATTCCAAGAGAATTGGGAAATATGAAAAGCCTGCTTGAATTCAAGATCAGTGACAACCATTTCTCAGGAAATATTCCAGCAGAAATAGGACTATTGCATGATCTTCAAATCTTGCACCTTGGAGGAAATGAGTTGAGTGGCAGTATACCAAGACAAGTTGTGCAGTTACCCAACTTGTTGGAATTGAACTTGAGCAACAACAAACTACAGGGAAGCATCCCCTCTGACTTCGGGTCGTCGCAGCCACTGTATTCTCTTGATCTTAGTGGGAATATGTTGCATGGACAAATACCAATAGTGCTTGGAGAGTTGAAACAATTGAAATTGTTGAACCTCTCTCACAACAATCTTTCTGGCACCATTCCATCAAGTTTTAATGGTATGTCAAGCTTGATTTCTGTCAACATATCATACAACCAGTTAGAAGGGCCGCTTCCAGACAATAACCGAGCCTTTCAGAATGCTACGATTGAATCATTGAAAAATAACAAAGGCTTGTGTGGTAATGTCACTGGCTTGGTGCCATGCCCAAGCAGCAGTCCTAGCCGTAAAAGTCACAAGGTCATGTTATTGGTATTACTTGTTATATTTGGAGTACTAGTATTTGTGCTTTGTGTGGCGGCTGTTTCATTGTACTTTCTTTGTAGAAGTGCTAGAAACAAAGACAACTCAGCTAAAGAAGTGCAACAAGTAGAAGAACACTTTTCCATATGGAGCCATGATGGAAAAATGGCGTTTGAAACTATCATTGAAGCTACCAATAATTTTGATGACAAACATCTCATTGGAATTGGAGGGCAAGGATCCGTTTACAGGGCTGAGTTGCCTTCAGGAATGGTTGTTGCTGTGAAGAAACTTCATACTGAATCAGATGCAGAGGGTAAGTCCAATTTGAAAGCTTTTGAGAATGAAATTGAAGCATTGACAGAAATGAGGCACCGCAACATCATAAAGCTATATGGATTCTGCCAGCATTCTCGGTTCTCTTTTTTGGTTTATGAATTCTTGGAAGGTGGCAGTTTGGATCAAGTATTTGGCAATGAAGCAAAAGCAAGTGCATTTGATTGGATGAAGAGGGTGAATGTGGTTAAAGGAGTTGCTAATGCTTTGTCATACATGCATCATGATTGCAAACCCCCTATGGTTCATCGCGACATATCAAGCAAGAACATTCTGTTGGACTCAGAATATGAAGCTCATGTCTCTGACTTTGGGACTGCTAAGTTTTTAAAGCCAGATTCAAATTGGACCACACTTGCAGTCACCTATGGTTATGGAGCTCCAG AGCTAGCTCAGACTATGGAAGTGACAGAGAAATGTGATGTATATAGTTTTGGAGTTCTTAGTTTGGAGATCATCATGGGAAAGCATCCAGGAGATTTGATCAACTCATTGTTGTCACCATCAACAGCATCAATAACATACAATTTGTTATTGGTTGATGTCATAGATCATAGACCTCCTTATCCTAAGAACTCAATTGTTGGGGAAATCATGCGGATCACAAAGTGGGCACTTGAGTGCTTGAGCCAAAGTCCACAATTTCGGCCAACCATGCATCAAGTTTCTAAAGAGCTTATGATGGGAAAAGCACCTTTACCTGATGACCAATTTCCTATGATCAGGATTGGACAACTCAATGAAGAATGGGAAACTCCACTTATTTGA
- the LOC130976300 gene encoding MDIS1-interacting receptor like kinase 2-like isoform X2 has product MSSNLFDGSIPKELWTLSSLQSLDLSLCHLSGSIPGSISNLANLSFLDLSDNYNLSGLIPPEIGKLNKLVFLGIGNNQLSGSIPQEIGMLTKLEYLELSRNTLSGTIPSTIANMSSLNRLYLANNTLFGPIPDSMWNMSTLSWLNLYNNQLSGSIPASIENLVNLELLEIEKNHFSGSIPSTIGNMTKLTWILLRHNNFSGEIPSSIGNLINLITLALQGNNLSGAIPDTVGKLKSLYSLELSANKLSGSIPQVINNLTNMVYFLVEENDLSGHLPPQICLGGSLGYLIAGNNHFTGPIPSSLKNCSNLARIRLEYNHLEGDLTQDFGIYPNLKFIDLSDNKLYGQISPDWGKCQNLENLIISNNNISGGIPSEIGELTKLGRLHLFSNQLTGMIPRELGNMKSLLEFKISDNHFSGNIPAEIGLLHDLQILHLGGNELSGSIPRQVVQLPNLLELNLSNNKLQGSIPSDFGSSQPLYSLDLSGNMLHGQIPIVLGELKQLKLLNLSHNNLSGTIPSSFNGMSSLISVNISYNQLEGPLPDNNRAFQNATIESLKNNKGLCGNVTGLVPCPSSSPSRKSHKVMLLVLLVIFGVLVFVLCVAAVSLYFLCRSARNKDNSAKEVQQVEEHFSIWSHDGKMAFETIIEATNNFDDKHLIGIGGQGSVYRAELPSGMVVAVKKLHTESDAEGKSNLKAFENEIEALTEMRHRNIIKLYGFCQHSRFSFLVYEFLEGGSLDQVFGNEAKASAFDWMKRVNVVKGVANALSYMHHDCKPPMVHRDISSKNILLDSEYEAHVSDFGTAKFLKPDSNWTTLAVTYGYGAPELAQTMEVTEKCDVYSFGVLSLEIIMGKHPGDLINSLLSPSTASITYNLLLVDVIDHRPPYPKNSIVGEIMRITKWALECLSQSPQFRPTMHQVSKELMMGKAPLPDDQFPMIRIGQLNEEWETPLI; this is encoded by the exons ATGtcttcaaatctttttgatGGTTCTATCCCTAAGGAGTTGTGGACATTGAGCAGTTTACAGAGTCTTGATCTTTCTTTGTGCCATCTAAGTGGATCAATCCCGGGTTCCATTTCGAATTTGGCCAACTTATCATTTCTAGATTTATCTGATAATTACAATCTGTCAGGCCTAATTCCACCTGAGATTGGTAAACTGAACAAACTTGTGTTTCTTGGGATTGGAAACAATCAACTCTCTGGCTCCATTCCCCAAGAAATTGGAATGTTAACAAAGCTTGAGTATCTTGAATTATCAAGAAACACTCTTTCTGGTACTATCCCTTCAACAATTGCTAACATGAGCAGTTTAAATAGGCTTTACCTTGCTAATAACACCTTGTTTGGGCCAATCCCAGATTCCATGTGGAACATGTCTACCTTGTCATGGCTAAACCTTTATAATAACCAACTTTCTGGATCAATCCCTGCTTCAATAGAAAACTTGGTCAACCTGGAGTTACTTGAAATTGAGAAGAACCATTTTTCAGGATCCATTCCTTCCACAATTGGAAACATGACAAAGCTCACCTGGATATTGCTTCGCCACAATAATTTTTCTGGCGAAATTCCTAGCTCCATTGGTAATTTGATCAATTTGATCACCCTTGCTCTTCAAGGAAACAATCTATCAGGAGCTATTCCTGATACAGTTGGAAAGTTGAAAAGCCTATACTCTTTAGAATTGTCTGCCAACAAACTCAGTGGTAGCATTCCACAAGTTATCAATAACCTTACCAACATGGTTTACTTTTTGGTAGAAGAAAATGATCTCTCCGGCCACTTGCCACCTCAAATTTGCTTAGGTGGTTCATTAGGATACTTGATTGCTGGTAACAATCATTTTACTGGTCCAATTCCAAGTAGCTTGAAGAACTGCTCTAATCTTGCTAGAATTAGGTTAGAGTATAACCATTTGGAAGGAGACCTAACACAAGACTTTGGTATTTATCCTAATTTGAAATTCATTGATCTGAGTGACAATAAATTATATGGCCAAATTTCGCCAGATTGGGGGAAGTGCCAAAATCTTGAAAACTTGATAATATCCAACAATAACATTTCTGGTGGCATACCATCAGAAATTGGTGAACTTACCAAGTTGGGAAGACTTCACCTTTTCTCCAACCAATTAACTGGAATGATTCCAAGAGAATTGGGAAATATGAAAAGCCTGCTTGAATTCAAGATCAGTGACAACCATTTCTCAGGAAATATTCCAGCAGAAATAGGACTATTGCATGATCTTCAAATCTTGCACCTTGGAGGAAATGAGTTGAGTGGCAGTATACCAAGACAAGTTGTGCAGTTACCCAACTTGTTGGAATTGAACTTGAGCAACAACAAACTACAGGGAAGCATCCCCTCTGACTTCGGGTCGTCGCAGCCACTGTATTCTCTTGATCTTAGTGGGAATATGTTGCATGGACAAATACCAATAGTGCTTGGAGAGTTGAAACAATTGAAATTGTTGAACCTCTCTCACAACAATCTTTCTGGCACCATTCCATCAAGTTTTAATGGTATGTCAAGCTTGATTTCTGTCAACATATCATACAACCAGTTAGAAGGGCCGCTTCCAGACAATAACCGAGCCTTTCAGAATGCTACGATTGAATCATTGAAAAATAACAAAGGCTTGTGTGGTAATGTCACTGGCTTGGTGCCATGCCCAAGCAGCAGTCCTAGCCGTAAAAGTCACAAGGTCATGTTATTGGTATTACTTGTTATATTTGGAGTACTAGTATTTGTGCTTTGTGTGGCGGCTGTTTCATTGTACTTTCTTTGTAGAAGTGCTAGAAACAAAGACAACTCAGCTAAAGAAGTGCAACAAGTAGAAGAACACTTTTCCATATGGAGCCATGATGGAAAAATGGCGTTTGAAACTATCATTGAAGCTACCAATAATTTTGATGACAAACATCTCATTGGAATTGGAGGGCAAGGATCCGTTTACAGGGCTGAGTTGCCTTCAGGAATGGTTGTTGCTGTGAAGAAACTTCATACTGAATCAGATGCAGAGGGTAAGTCCAATTTGAAAGCTTTTGAGAATGAAATTGAAGCATTGACAGAAATGAGGCACCGCAACATCATAAAGCTATATGGATTCTGCCAGCATTCTCGGTTCTCTTTTTTGGTTTATGAATTCTTGGAAGGTGGCAGTTTGGATCAAGTATTTGGCAATGAAGCAAAAGCAAGTGCATTTGATTGGATGAAGAGGGTGAATGTGGTTAAAGGAGTTGCTAATGCTTTGTCATACATGCATCATGATTGCAAACCCCCTATGGTTCATCGCGACATATCAAGCAAGAACATTCTGTTGGACTCAGAATATGAAGCTCATGTCTCTGACTTTGGGACTGCTAAGTTTTTAAAGCCAGATTCAAATTGGACCACACTTGCAGTCACCTATGGTTATGGAGCTCCAG AGCTAGCTCAGACTATGGAAGTGACAGAGAAATGTGATGTATATAGTTTTGGAGTTCTTAGTTTGGAGATCATCATGGGAAAGCATCCAGGAGATTTGATCAACTCATTGTTGTCACCATCAACAGCATCAATAACATACAATTTGTTATTGGTTGATGTCATAGATCATAGACCTCCTTATCCTAAGAACTCAATTGTTGGGGAAATCATGCGGATCACAAAGTGGGCACTTGAGTGCTTGAGCCAAAGTCCACAATTTCGGCCAACCATGCATCAAGTTTCTAAAGAGCTTATGATGGGAAAAGCACCTTTACCTGATGACCAATTTCCTATGATCAGGATTGGACAACTCAATGAAGAATGGGAAACTCCACTTATTTGA
- the LOC130976301 gene encoding subtilisin-like protease Glyma18g48580, with amino-acid sequence MITSSFYLPFIIATWFLLLPVLPEVVHGTDTKKCYIVYLGAHSHGPSPTSVDLDAATNSHFDLLASVLGSHEKAKEAIIYSYNKHINGFAALLEEEEAAHIAKKPNVVSVFLTRKHKLHTTRSWEFLGLNRNDGNLAWRKGRFGENTIIANIDTGVWPESRSFSDRGYGPVPSKWRGGNVCQIPKSKRNPCNRKLIGARFYNTAFEVYNGKLNPLLRTARDFVGHGTHTLSTAAGNFVPGANVFGVGNGTAKGGSPRARVASYKVCWSLTDSASCYGADVLAAIDQAISDGVDIISLSAGGQYVVQPEDIFTDEVSIGAFHAVSRNVVFVASAGNDGPTPGSVLNVAPWVFTIAASTIDRDFTSTITLANGQQIKGASLFVNLPQNRAFPLIDSTAGKFANASNRDAQFCRPGTLDPAKITGKIVSCFREGKIKSVAEGQEAKNAGAKGMFLRNQQQNGNTLLAEPHVLSTVGDHDVHKGGSPSFQPTTNPTYFTTATAPAASSSNETLTFSSATTVYGIKPAPVMASFSSRGPNKIQPSILKPDVTAPGVNILASYSLFASASDLLSDNRRGFRFNVLQGTSMSCPHAAGIAGLLRTLHPTWSPAAIKSAIMTTATTQDNTNKPIQDAFKNKLATPFDYGSGHVQPNLAIEPGLVYDLHLNDYLNFLCASGYNQQAISALNFNRTFTCKGTHSINDLNYPSITLPNLKLSPITVTRTLTNVGPPGTYHATAKLDGCKITIVPNSLTFTKIYEKKTFRITIQASSVIKLYKYQFGELLWTDGKHRVRSPITVQRRR; translated from the exons ATGATCACTTCCAGCTTTTACCTTCCCTTCATCATTGCTACATGGTTTCTTCTTCTGCCAGTCTTGCCGGAAGTTGTTCACGGCACCGACACCAAAAAG TGCTACATTGTATACTTGGGAGCACATTCTCATGGTCCCAGCCCTACATCTGTTGACCTTGATGCCGCTACAAATTCTCACTTCGATTTATTAGCTTCAGTTTTGGGAAG CCATGAGAAAGCAAAAGAAGCCATTATATACTCGTATAATAAACACATAAATGGCTTTGCTGCCCTGcttgaagaggaagaagcagCACATATTGCAA AAAAACCAAATGTGGTGTCTGTATTCTTGACAAGAAAGCACAAATTGCACACAACTCGATCGTGGGAATTTCTTGGACTAAACAGAAATGATGGCAACTTGGCATGGAGGAAGGGAAGATTTGGTGAAAATACAATCATTGCTAACATTGACACAG GAGTTTGGCCAGAAtcgaggagtttcagtgacagGGGATATGGCCCCGTCCCATCAAAATGGCGCGGGGGTAACGTTTGTCAAATACCCAAAAGCAAGAGAAACCCTTGCAACAG GAAGTTAATAGGAGCAAGATTTTACAATACTGCCTTCGAGGTCTACAACGGCAAGTTAAACCCATTGCTACGCACAGCGCGCGACTTTGTGGGTCATGGGACCCACACTCTATCAACGGCTGCCGGCAATTTCGTGCCAGGTGCCAACGTATTTGGAGTTGGCAATGGAACCGCCAAAGGTGGCTCCCCAAGAGCCAGAGTTGCATCCTACAAGGTTTGTTGGTCGCTAACTGACTCAGCCAGTTGCTATGGCGCCGATGTGCTGGCTGCAATAGACCAAGCCATAAGCGACGGTGTTGACATCATCTCACTCTCCGCTGGTGGCCAGTACGTAGTCCAACCCGAAGATATCTTCACTGATGAAGTCTCCATTGGTGCCTTCCATGCAGTTTCTAGAAATGTTGTGTTCGTTGCATCTGCAGGGAATGATGGACCCACACCAGGAAGCGTtcttaacgtggctccttgggtATTCACAATTGCTGCTAGCACCATTGATAGGGACTTTACAAGTACCATTACTCTCGCTAACGGTCAACAAATCAAg GGTGCCAGTCTTTTCGTAAATTTGCCACAAAACCGGGCTTTTCCTCTCATTGATTCTACTGCTGGTAAATTTGCCAATGCTTCAAACCGAGATGC TCAATTTTGTAGGCCAGGAACACTTGACCCAGCGAAAATAACGGGGAAGATAGTGTCATGCTTTAGAGAAGGTAAAATAAAATCGGTTGCAGAGGGGCAAGAAGCGAAGAATGCAGGTGCAAAAGGAATGTTCTTGCGCAATCAACAGCAAAATGGGAATACTCTTCTTGCCGAGCCTCATGTTTTGTCAACAGTTGGCGATCATGATGTACATAAAGGCGGCTCTCCCTCTTTTCAACCAACTACAAATCCTACTTACTTTACAACTGCCAC GGCTCCTGCAGCCAGCTCGTCTAATGAGACACTAACGTTCTCATCAGCGACAACAGTTTATGGAATAAAGCCAGCTCCAGTTATGGCTTCCTTCTCCTCCAGGGGACCCAATAAGATTCAACCATCAATACTCAAG CCGGATGTGACTGCGCCTGGAGTGAACATACTTGCATCATATTCATTATTCGCAAGTGCATCAGACCTTCTATCTGATAATCGTCGTGGGTTTAGGTTTAATGTGCTTCAAGGAACTTCTATGTCTTGTCCTCATGCCGCTGGTATAGCTGGACTTCTCCGAACCCTTCATCCTACTTGGAGTCCAGCAGCTATCAAATCTGCCATCATGACTACTG CAACTACACAGGACAACACAAACAAGCCAATTCAAGATGCATTTAAGAACAAGCTAGCGACTCCCTTTGATTATGGATCAGGGCATGTTCAACCCAATCTTGCAATAGAGCCGGGACTTGTTTATGATCTGCACCTTAACGATTATTTGAACTTCTTATGTGCTTCTGGATACAATCAACAAGCCATTTCAGCTCTTAATTTCAACAGGACTTTCACTTGCAAAGGAACTCACAGCATTAATGACTTAAACTACCCTTCAATCACGTTGCCAAATCTTAAGTTGAGTCCGATAACAGTTACTCGTACACTCACCAATGTTGGTCCCCCAGGCACATATCATGCAACTGCCAAATTAGATGGATGCAAAATTACTATTGTGCCCAACTCATTAACTTTCACAAAGATATATGAGAAGAAAACATTTCGAATTACTATACAAGCTTCAAGTGTGATAAAGCTTTATAAGTATCAATTTGGAGAATTGTTGTGGACAGATGGAAAACACAGAGTTAGGAGTCCCATTACAGTCCAACGCCGAAGGTGA